From the Acidilutibacter cellobiosedens genome, one window contains:
- a CDS encoding NUDIX hydrolase, which translates to MIVRNCAGGVVFHGHKVFILKNDKDEWVLPKGKIRNGFLPTETALERVKCESGIVDAEIISTAGETNYEFFSYSRQQPVFNVIIWYIMECNDEKFMINKEEGFTGGGFFDIDEAVEKITYSQDKSLVRLSYKKYLKLKEFPIGDIEKEEMLV; encoded by the coding sequence ATGATAGTGAGAAACTGTGCAGGAGGAGTGGTTTTTCATGGACATAAGGTATTTATCCTCAAGAATGACAAAGATGAATGGGTACTTCCAAAAGGTAAAATTCGTAATGGTTTTCTTCCTACGGAAACTGCATTGGAACGTGTGAAATGTGAAAGCGGTATCGTTGATGCCGAGATTATTTCCACTGCAGGGGAAACCAATTACGAATTTTTTTCTTATTCAAGGCAGCAGCCGGTGTTTAATGTGATAATATGGTATATTATGGAGTGTAATGATGAGAAATTTATGATTAATAAAGAAGAGGGATTTACGGGAGGTGGATTCTTTGACATAGATGAAGCCGTTGAAAAAATTACCTATAGTCAGGATAAATCTTTGGTTAGACTGTCTTATAAAAAATATCTGAAATTAAAAGAATTCCCAATAGGCGATATAGAAAAAGAAGAGATGCTTGTTTAG
- a CDS encoding YigZ family protein, translating to MEERYKTIHKKGKDEITINKSRFIGHVLPISSEEDALDFLNEIKSIYKDATHNVYGYVFGENNNIQRYSDDGEPQGTAGIPILEVIKKEDLRNVAVVVTRYFGGIKLGAGGLIRAYTKSAKIAIESGIIVEKVLHRKLIIKIDYSIYGKVENFFLSRGIIISNVIFNEAVNIEVFVSFFEKSSFISSVIDLCNGRVEIEELGEKYLSLKDCKKID from the coding sequence ATGGAAGAACGATATAAAACTATACATAAAAAAGGAAAAGATGAAATTACAATAAATAAATCCAGATTTATCGGACATGTTTTGCCGATTTCTTCCGAAGAAGATGCTCTTGATTTTTTAAACGAGATAAAAAGTATCTATAAGGACGCTACTCATAATGTATATGGTTATGTATTTGGGGAAAATAATAATATACAAAGATACAGCGATGACGGAGAACCTCAGGGTACTGCAGGAATACCGATTTTAGAGGTAATAAAGAAGGAAGATTTAAGAAACGTGGCAGTAGTAGTGACAAGATATTTCGGAGGAATAAAACTTGGAGCCGGAGGACTTATAAGAGCATATACAAAAAGTGCTAAAATTGCTATCGAATCGGGAATAATCGTTGAAAAAGTACTTCATCGAAAATTAATAATAAAAATAGATTATAGCATATATGGCAAGGTTGAAAATTTTTTTTTAAGCAGGGGAATAATAATTTCAAATGTAATATTTAATGAAGCCGTTAATATAGAAGTATTTGTAAGTTTTTTTGAAAAGAGTTCTTTTATATCATCTGTTATTGATTTATGTAACGGAAGGGTGGAAATTGAAGAGTTGGGAGAGAAATATCTGTCCTTAAAGGACTGTAAAAAAATCGATTAG
- a CDS encoding sulfite exporter TauE/SafE family protein, whose translation MKLFIIGLFSGIISGMGIGGGVILIPSLLIFTELTQQEAQGINLIVFIPVAIVALITHLKNKNIKYKLSLKIIGYGLIGAVLGSFIAGKINSKALSKYFSIFLLIIGIYELFSKTKKQ comes from the coding sequence ATGAAATTATTTATTATAGGGTTGTTTTCGGGAATAATCAGCGGTATGGGGATAGGCGGCGGAGTAATACTTATCCCTTCTTTATTAATTTTTACCGAGTTGACTCAGCAGGAAGCTCAAGGAATAAATTTAATAGTGTTTATACCCGTTGCTATCGTGGCCTTGATCACTCATTTAAAAAATAAAAACATAAAATATAAATTATCATTAAAAATAATAGGCTACGGTCTTATAGGAGCGGTTTTGGGCTCCTTTATTGCAGGTAAAATCAATTCTAAAGCCTTAAGCAAATACTTCTCCATATTCTTATTGATAATAGGGATTTACGAACTTTTTTCAAAAACAAAAAAGCAATAA
- the hflX gene encoding GTPase HflX: MKVIILDIENIYEKERVLIAGIYFDKEEIGINNSMDELQELVEEAGGEVVLRVIQKKDHIDSAFFVGRGKVEEIRNYCEDLKIDTVAFNDELSGAQIKNLEDAIERKVIDRTNLILDIFARRAATKEGKLQVKLAQLQYMLPRLIGMRDYLSREGGGIGTRGPGEQKLETDRRHVLREITNIEKQLKSIEKIREVKRKKRLASNLPIVALVGYTNAGKSTLLNKILEISGESSVKDVFAYDMLFATLDVSYRRAKLPKGQYFLITDTVGFINKLPVKLVEAFKGTLEEIKYADLLLHVVDVSNRDVDIQIKTTYNILKEMGVIDKPIITVLNKIDKVDIYNTYYDQNIVKEKVFISAEKKINLGILMDTIEKMIPQKFFYVALKIPYDKQNLLSNICENYNTENLKYEEDGVYLNVSLNSIDFERYKEYILF, translated from the coding sequence ATGAAGGTGATAATTTTGGATATAGAAAATATTTACGAGAAGGAAAGAGTACTTATTGCAGGTATATATTTTGACAAGGAAGAAATTGGCATTAATAACTCTATGGATGAATTACAAGAATTAGTTGAAGAAGCAGGAGGAGAAGTAGTTTTAAGAGTTATTCAAAAAAAGGATCACATTGATTCGGCTTTTTTTGTTGGAAGAGGAAAAGTAGAAGAAATCAGAAATTATTGTGAGGATTTAAAAATAGATACTGTGGCTTTCAATGATGAACTTTCCGGTGCTCAAATAAAGAATTTGGAAGATGCCATTGAGAGAAAAGTCATTGATAGAACAAATTTAATATTGGATATATTTGCCAGAAGGGCTGCAACTAAAGAGGGGAAACTTCAAGTTAAACTTGCCCAACTCCAATATATGCTGCCGAGACTTATAGGAATGAGAGATTATCTTTCCAGAGAAGGCGGAGGAATCGGGACAAGAGGCCCTGGAGAACAAAAACTTGAAACTGATAGAAGGCATGTTTTAAGGGAAATTACAAATATTGAAAAGCAATTGAAGAGTATTGAGAAAATAAGAGAAGTAAAAAGGAAAAAGAGACTTGCTTCTAATCTTCCTATAGTAGCTTTGGTGGGATATACAAATGCGGGAAAATCTACTTTACTTAATAAAATATTGGAGATAAGCGGTGAAAGTTCAGTTAAAGATGTATTTGCTTATGATATGTTGTTTGCCACTTTGGATGTTTCATATAGAAGAGCTAAATTGCCCAAAGGTCAATATTTTCTTATAACGGACACTGTTGGGTTTATAAATAAACTTCCGGTGAAATTGGTCGAAGCGTTTAAGGGGACCCTTGAAGAAATAAAATATGCGGATTTACTTCTTCATGTTGTAGATGTTTCGAATAGGGATGTAGACATTCAGATAAAAACCACTTATAATATACTTAAAGAGATGGGAGTAATTGATAAACCTATAATAACCGTATTGAACAAGATAGATAAGGTCGATATATATAATACTTATTACGATCAGAATATTGTTAAGGAAAAAGTATTTATCTCTGCAGAAAAGAAAATAAATTTAGGTATTCTTATGGACACTATAGAGAAGATGATTCCGCAAAAGTTTTTTTATGTTGCTTTGAAAATTCCTTATGACAAACAAAATCTATTATCCAATATATGTGAAAACTACAATACTGAAAATTTGAAATACGAAGAAGATGGAGTTTACTTAAATGTATCCCTAAATTCAATAGATTTTGAAAGGTATAAGGAATATATTCTGTTTTAA
- the yunB gene encoding sporulation protein YunB — protein MRYNPYFRKKQWILWLIIIIGIILYIFNFIDKNIRPTVLTLSEIKARAITTETINKSVKKKIGKDINYNDLIFVRYGTDGKVALMQANTILMNNIAAEVALEVQKELTDISASKIEVPLKNVFDTQILRLPSIKLTIVPQGAVSVDFATEFKQSGINQTRHRIYLVINTSIRMIVPLISDDIEITTNIPIAETIIVGDVPEQYIELPKEEDAIEIVD, from the coding sequence TTGAGATATAATCCTTATTTCAGGAAAAAGCAATGGATACTTTGGCTCATAATAATAATAGGAATAATATTATATATTTTTAATTTCATTGATAAGAACATAAGACCTACGGTTCTTACGCTTTCGGAGATAAAAGCCCGGGCTATAACTACCGAAACTATAAATAAATCCGTTAAGAAAAAAATAGGCAAGGACATTAATTATAACGACCTAATATTTGTAAGGTATGGTACAGACGGAAAAGTTGCATTAATGCAGGCAAATACCATATTGATGAATAATATTGCAGCCGAAGTGGCTCTGGAAGTACAAAAAGAACTTACCGATATATCTGCTTCAAAGATAGAGGTACCATTAAAAAATGTTTTTGATACTCAAATTTTGAGGCTTCCCAGCATTAAGCTAACAATTGTACCTCAGGGTGCTGTTTCCGTGGATTTTGCCACGGAATTTAAGCAATCCGGGATAAACCAAACGAGACATAGAATTTATTTGGTTATAAATACCAGTATACGTATGATAGTACCGCTAATTTCCGATGACATTGAAATCACGACAAACATTCCTATAGCGGAAACCATAATAGTAGGAGACGTACCGGAACAATATATAGAATTACCAAAAGAGGAAGATGCAATAGAAATAGTTGATTAG
- a CDS encoding TIGR01906 family membrane protein — protein sequence MKKRICSALLFIFMPLFILLFSFQINVFNIKYFLKEYEKYNISQETHMNMEELEKTTVALMKYLAGVTKELKYSEKYSNNDITHLKDVRVLFQRGIFLEGLSLFILLWTRYFLHKKDKKLLRNTVKVSSAFSIILLLLLIILSIYDFNRYFTYFHLILFDNDYWLLDPKTDLLIRMFPESFFIDIFRRIGILFIAILSIILIYEIKNERAGD from the coding sequence ATGAAAAAAAGAATTTGTTCAGCATTACTATTTATTTTTATGCCTTTATTCATACTTCTATTTAGTTTCCAGATAAATGTTTTTAATATTAAATATTTTCTTAAAGAATATGAAAAATATAATATTTCTCAGGAAACCCATATGAATATGGAAGAATTGGAAAAGACAACTGTTGCTCTGATGAAGTATTTGGCTGGGGTTACAAAAGAATTGAAATATTCTGAAAAGTACAGCAATAATGATATTACACATCTTAAAGATGTGAGGGTTTTATTTCAAAGGGGAATTTTTTTAGAAGGGCTATCTTTGTTTATATTATTATGGACAAGATATTTTTTACATAAAAAAGACAAGAAGCTATTAAGAAATACGGTTAAGGTGTCTTCGGCTTTTTCCATTATACTTCTATTATTGTTGATAATATTATCCATTTATGATTTTAATAGGTATTTTACTTATTTTCATTTAATACTCTTTGATAATGATTATTGGCTTTTGGATCCTAAGACAGATTTATTGATTAGAATGTTTCCCGAATCATTTTTTATAGATATTTTCAGAAGAATTGGGATATTATTTATTGCAATTTTGTCAATAATACTGATATATGAAATAAAAAATGAGAGGGCGGGAGATTAA
- the pepV gene encoding dipeptidase PepV — translation MDLNKKVDELKDSLIKSVEKVVKIKSVQEEPKDGMPFGEGPRKVLDCALDISKELGFKTVNMDGYIGYAEYGHGDDYVAVLGHLDVVPEGDGWKYPPYAAEIHEGKIYGRGTLDDKGPIMAALYGLKAIKDLNMPLSKRVRVIFGTNEETGSKEVEYYMKKEKAPVSGFTPDAEYPIIYAEKGITIFDVVKDLKEGCQKGYNIKSIKGGTAPNAVPAYCECIMDGDSAEELKKLAVDFSNKTGFDIKAEISGKDIVVKSYGFAAHGSSPERGKNAVMRMFAFLATLPLGNCELKDYIDFFNKYVGEETDGKSFGVYLEDKESGKLTFNVGCVEMKGNRIKLSLNVRYPVTHKVEDLINPFNKKLEGTGINIENMTHQKPLYFPASHPLIKVLQKVYEEQTGKKADLLAIGGGTYAKEMPNIVAFGPIFPGKPDLDHQANEYIEIDDLVANAKIYAHAIYELAK, via the coding sequence ATGGATTTAAATAAAAAAGTCGACGAACTTAAAGACAGCCTTATTAAGTCTGTAGAAAAAGTTGTCAAAATTAAGAGTGTTCAAGAAGAGCCAAAAGATGGAATGCCTTTTGGTGAAGGTCCGAGAAAGGTACTTGATTGCGCACTAGATATTTCAAAAGAGCTTGGATTCAAAACAGTAAACATGGACGGCTATATAGGATATGCAGAATATGGCCATGGTGACGACTATGTTGCTGTACTGGGACATCTTGATGTCGTTCCGGAAGGAGACGGATGGAAATATCCACCTTACGCCGCCGAAATACATGAAGGAAAAATATACGGAAGGGGAACTCTGGATGACAAGGGACCTATAATGGCGGCACTTTACGGGCTCAAGGCAATAAAGGACCTTAATATGCCCCTTTCAAAAAGAGTAAGGGTGATATTCGGCACAAACGAGGAAACCGGAAGCAAAGAAGTCGAGTATTATATGAAGAAGGAAAAAGCCCCTGTTTCTGGCTTTACTCCTGATGCCGAATACCCGATAATATATGCAGAAAAAGGCATAACAATATTTGATGTTGTAAAAGATTTAAAGGAAGGATGCCAAAAGGGTTATAACATAAAATCAATTAAAGGCGGTACAGCACCTAATGCGGTTCCTGCTTATTGCGAATGTATCATGGACGGAGACAGCGCTGAGGAGCTTAAAAAACTTGCGGTTGATTTCTCAAATAAGACAGGATTTGACATAAAAGCAGAAATTAGCGGAAAAGATATTGTTGTAAAATCTTACGGTTTTGCAGCTCATGGCAGTTCTCCGGAACGCGGAAAGAATGCGGTAATGCGTATGTTCGCTTTTCTTGCTACTCTTCCTCTTGGCAATTGCGAACTAAAGGATTATATTGATTTCTTCAATAAATATGTAGGGGAAGAAACAGACGGAAAATCATTTGGCGTTTATCTTGAAGACAAGGAGTCGGGCAAGCTTACGTTTAACGTAGGATGCGTTGAAATGAAGGGTAACAGGATAAAGCTCTCTCTTAATGTAAGGTATCCTGTAACGCACAAGGTTGAAGATCTAATAAATCCTTTTAATAAAAAACTTGAAGGTACCGGAATAAATATTGAGAACATGACACATCAAAAACCTCTTTATTTTCCTGCAAGCCATCCGCTTATCAAGGTATTGCAGAAGGTATATGAAGAGCAAACCGGGAAAAAGGCTGACCTTCTTGCAATAGGCGGAGGAACATACGCTAAAGAGATGCCAAATATAGTTGCATTCGGTCCGATATTCCCAGGCAAACCGGATCTTGACCATCAGGCTAATGAATATATTGAAATAGACGACCTTGTCGCTAATGCTAAAATATATGCCCATGCAATTTACGAACTTGCAAAGTAA
- a CDS encoding sulfite exporter TauE/SafE family protein: protein MKKVNLKILLIGLISGFLNGLFGSGGGTIVVPALVFLLGVDDYKAHATAISVILPLSIVSTIIYYTHKSIHLNIALFVAFGGVIGSFIGSKLLNKIPINILRKIFGSLIIFAAIRMMIK, encoded by the coding sequence GTGAAAAAAGTAAACTTAAAAATTCTCCTTATAGGTCTTATCTCTGGATTTTTAAACGGTTTATTCGGCTCAGGAGGAGGAACCATAGTAGTTCCTGCTTTAGTTTTTCTTCTCGGAGTTGATGACTATAAAGCTCATGCTACCGCAATATCCGTAATACTTCCCTTAAGTATAGTAAGTACCATAATTTATTATACACATAAATCCATCCATTTAAATATAGCATTATTTGTAGCTTTCGGTGGAGTTATAGGCAGTTTTATAGGGTCCAAATTATTAAATAAGATACCAATTAACATATTAAGAAAAATATTCGGTTCTTTAATAATATTTGCAGCTATAAGGATGATGATAAAATGA
- a CDS encoding CoA-binding protein, with the protein MEYPNMHKDEMLNKKIWAVIGASSNKEKFGYKIFKKLEEKGYDVYGINPNVDKVDGKKIYKTVKDLPVKPDVVDFVVSPQITEGMLEDLKDMGIENLWFQPGSYRQSTVEKGEKLGFKLVYNDCVLRSLH; encoded by the coding sequence ATGGAATATCCAAATATGCATAAAGATGAAATGCTTAATAAAAAAATATGGGCGGTAATAGGTGCAAGTTCCAATAAAGAAAAATTTGGATACAAAATATTTAAAAAATTAGAAGAAAAAGGCTACGATGTCTATGGAATAAATCCCAATGTTGATAAAGTCGATGGAAAGAAGATATATAAGACCGTAAAGGATTTGCCCGTAAAGCCTGATGTGGTGGATTTTGTAGTTTCTCCCCAGATTACAGAGGGGATGTTGGAGGATCTAAAAGATATGGGAATAGAAAACCTGTGGTTTCAACCGGGTTCATATAGGCAATCTACAGTGGAAAAAGGAGAAAAATTGGGATTTAAACTGGTTTACAACGATTGTGTATTACGAAGTTTACACTAA
- a CDS encoding YebC/PmpR family DNA-binding transcriptional regulator, whose product MSGHSKWSNIKHRKGKEDARKGKVFTKLARAITVAVKEGGSEPEYNPLLKAAIEKAKIENMPNDNIDRSIKKAAGDQNENLFETINYEGYGPAGIAVLVSCLTDNRNRTASDVRHSFDKFGGNLGQSGCVSFMFDKRGLVVIKREDNIDEEELMLKAIDMGAVDFSSNDEEFEILTNPEDFNIIRDKLKEDGYDFVTAEISYIPQNTIKLSEEKDIKNMVKMIESLEDNDDVQEVYYNWEIPDDLEVE is encoded by the coding sequence ATGTCAGGTCATTCTAAATGGTCAAATATTAAGCACAGGAAAGGTAAGGAGGACGCAAGGAAGGGAAAAGTATTCACAAAATTAGCTCGAGCTATAACTGTGGCAGTAAAGGAAGGCGGCTCCGAACCGGAATATAACCCATTGTTAAAAGCTGCTATTGAAAAGGCTAAAATTGAAAATATGCCTAATGATAATATAGATAGATCAATAAAAAAGGCTGCTGGAGATCAAAATGAAAATTTATTTGAAACAATAAATTATGAAGGATATGGTCCTGCAGGAATAGCAGTATTAGTTTCTTGCCTTACTGATAATAGAAACAGAACAGCATCGGATGTAAGACATTCTTTTGACAAATTCGGAGGAAATTTAGGGCAGTCGGGATGTGTTTCTTTTATGTTCGATAAAAGGGGACTTGTTGTTATAAAAAGGGAAGACAATATTGATGAAGAGGAATTGATGCTTAAAGCCATTGATATGGGTGCAGTAGATTTTTCAAGCAATGATGAGGAATTCGAAATATTGACTAATCCTGAAGATTTTAATATTATAAGAGATAAATTGAAAGAAGATGGATATGATTTTGTTACGGCAGAGATATCTTATATTCCTCAGAATACAATAAAATTATCCGAAGAAAAAGATATTAAAAACATGGTAAAAATGATAGAATCCCTTGAAGATAACGATGATGTGCAGGAAGTTTATTACAATTGGGAAATACCTGATGATTTAGAAGTTGAATAA
- the nadE gene encoding NAD(+) synthase, which translates to MKNVEQVCDEVVKWLRSKVEQANKKGLIFGLSGGVDSSVVAALSKRAFPENTLGLIMPCHSNKEDEKYAHLIAKKLNINVKTVDLSSVYDEFISKMDSKTDNNLAQANVKPRLRMITLYYFAQLNNYLVAGSGNKSEATVGYFTKYGDGGVDIAPIGSFVKREVREMARFLEVPEVIITKPPTAGLWENQTDEKEMGFSYDILDDYILYGKAPENFKNRIDEMNKKSEHKRKNPEVFTLDNK; encoded by the coding sequence ATGAAAAATGTAGAGCAGGTATGTGATGAAGTAGTAAAATGGTTAAGAAGTAAGGTAGAGCAGGCTAATAAAAAAGGGTTAATTTTTGGTTTAAGTGGAGGAGTGGATTCTTCTGTAGTAGCGGCTCTTTCCAAGAGAGCATTTCCTGAAAACACTTTAGGACTTATAATGCCCTGCCATAGCAATAAAGAAGATGAGAAGTATGCACATTTAATTGCCAAGAAACTTAATATCAATGTTAAGACAGTTGATTTAAGTAGTGTATATGATGAATTTATTTCAAAAATGGATTCGAAAACAGACAATAATTTGGCACAGGCCAATGTAAAGCCCAGATTGAGAATGATAACCCTGTACTATTTTGCTCAATTAAATAATTATCTTGTAGCAGGGTCAGGAAATAAAAGTGAAGCGACAGTAGGGTATTTTACAAAATATGGAGATGGAGGAGTTGACATAGCTCCGATAGGTTCTTTTGTAAAAAGAGAAGTCAGAGAAATGGCAAGATTTTTGGAAGTTCCGGAAGTGATAATTACTAAGCCTCCTACAGCGGGTCTTTGGGAAAATCAAACTGATGAAAAGGAAATGGGATTCAGCTATGATATTTTAGACGATTATATATTGTACGGAAAAGCTCCCGAAAATTTCAAGAACAGAATTGATGAGATGAATAAAAAAAGCGAACATAAAAGAAAGAATCCCGAAGTTTTTACTTTAGACAATAAGTAA
- a CDS encoding restriction endonuclease produces the protein MDFDKKDILKKYIEDLKRKRYINNYYIGKIKKGKSTEADFLDGFFLRIIIFIGTIIILYAETGYFIFSIVVSVQITILFSLLIYNFKNKKMKKKIAQINEELVKKKILKDINNLSSNEFKEYIKDILEEYYNTTFFEYSNHLDYLFTVDNEIWGVSCFKKSQDDRIGLKDINGFMEELKKTEASRGLIVTNSYFTEELKEKGYIHIKLVDFDEIIEIIKKIGKLPKKEEIEEIIVNKRKEKLSKRVNMKEQFFSKHNILRFFFLGIILILMSNLTRYTKYYTVVGGICIALSIISGSYNLYFFIKNHDFNLQK, from the coding sequence TTGGATTTCGATAAAAAAGATATACTAAAAAAATATATAGAAGATTTGAAAAGAAAGAGATATATAAATAATTATTATATAGGCAAAATAAAAAAAGGAAAAAGTACAGAAGCAGATTTTTTGGATGGTTTCTTTTTAAGAATCATTATATTCATAGGAACGATAATCATTTTATATGCAGAAACGGGGTATTTTATTTTCAGCATTGTTGTTTCAGTCCAAATAACTATATTGTTTTCGTTGTTAATTTATAATTTCAAAAACAAGAAAATGAAAAAAAAGATTGCTCAAATAAATGAGGAACTGGTTAAAAAGAAGATATTGAAAGATATAAATAATTTAAGCAGCAATGAATTTAAGGAATATATAAAAGATATTTTAGAAGAATATTATAATACAACTTTTTTTGAATATAGTAACCATTTGGACTATTTATTTACTGTTGATAATGAAATATGGGGAGTTTCATGTTTTAAAAAAAGCCAGGACGATAGGATAGGATTAAAAGATATAAACGGTTTTATGGAGGAACTAAAAAAAACCGAGGCCAGTAGAGGATTAATAGTTACAAATTCATATTTTACCGAAGAATTAAAGGAAAAAGGATATATTCATATAAAGTTAGTTGATTTTGACGAAATCATTGAAATTATTAAAAAAATAGGCAAATTACCTAAAAAAGAGGAAATAGAAGAAATCATAGTGAACAAGAGAAAAGAGAAGTTATCCAAAAGGGTAAATATGAAAGAACAATTTTTTTCTAAACATAATATATTAAGATTTTTCTTTCTTGGGATAATTCTTATTCTGATGTCAAATCTAACAAGATATACAAAATACTATACCGTTGTTGGAGGAATATGTATAGCTTTAAGTATAATTTCAGGGAGCTACAATTTATATTTTTTTATTAAAAATCACGATTTTAATTTACAGAAATGA